In Pomacea canaliculata isolate SZHN2017 linkage group LG12, ASM307304v1, whole genome shotgun sequence, a single genomic region encodes these proteins:
- the LOC112576604 gene encoding LOW QUALITY PROTEIN: uncharacterized protein LOC112576604 (The sequence of the model RefSeq protein was modified relative to this genomic sequence to represent the inferred CDS: inserted 1 base in 1 codon; deleted 1 base in 1 codon) translates to MLHSVQHPYVTTSVYMKLYEVVDFNVVKRKRHPLSSLTKMGLLSVSTPCGHLGRKILFQTLSRQRKLDISQQLSDTLGFCAKSQRVFPGLLAEATAPMVKKELIQTLVKQGIEKEKATQIIEKHWLEGDVGSPETVKSVGDLKILFQILKENGVKIAICTADNRRGTLNTLRNLDLTKYIDMIVCGDDPDTEPKPSPYNALKICRELGVSPDQAAMVGDTKADVGMGHAAKLGWTVGVLTGVCATNDLLPEAGHIISGVNDLLPLILPEDMRNYYAYSTDERILKDRWENATLSSGSSGESGIEESVKMQSTELVIVDLHGTLICLNSKYSKWLAHLSNRVEKITDMKLADKIYAALGACKQTDTIQMGLLASASDERLKLEVFQVLRDAGFPYEEALLVSRQAWHESEDILAKTTPVLVDPDTDKMMHRLKKAGIKIAICTTARRQTSVIDLQKLGLLHYIDMLVCGDDLPKMTEQKSAYVTQLICQELNVRPEKTMVIGDTMADINMGLSGEAGITVGVLTGVGSYKELVQADHIVPRVSSILGLIFKGKNNSPGGEKNGTSDAFSGAGNINNNHQNGASVPKGDALFAQPKKSFSTMPNLKIAKDIATFDYIIVGAGSAGCVLANRLSHHPDQKVLLVEAGPEDNTWKIHMPAALMYNLCDDRYNWYYHTQPEPYMNNRVMYWPRGRVWGGSSSLNAMVYIRGHAFDYDRWEKEGASNWSYADCLPYFRKSQTHELGADEYRGDSGPLHVTRGKSNHPLHHAFIEAGIQAGYPFTDDMNGHQQEGFGWMDMTISEGKRWSAAAAYLRPILYRPNLSVVSKALTTHVLFDGKRAIGVEYLQGRQTKQVYADKEVILSGGAINSPQILMLSGVGNARHLRELGIPVIADLPGVGENLQDHLEVYVQQACTKPITLYSAQWKFPHNMIRIGLEWFFNRTGMEQQAHLESGGFIRSRPGVLHPDLQYHFLPSTVNDHGRKIGPCHAYQVHVGPMRPTSRGFLRIKSRNPMEHPIIVANYLSTEQDLREMRDXIKLTREIFAQRAFDPYRGIEIAPGSTVTSDKDIEDFLRNMADSAYHPSCTCKMGSPGDPMAVVDPETRVIGLEGLRVVDASIMPSIISGNLNGPTIMLAEKAADIILGKSLPKSDASVWQPKTLDTQR, encoded by the exons ATGTTACATTCAGTACAACACCCATATGTAACAACCAGCGTATATATGAAACTATACGAAGTAGTGGACTTCAAcgtggtaaaaagaaaaaggcatcCCTTGTCATCTTTGACAAAGATGGGACTCTTATCTGTTTCCACACCATGTGGGCACCTTGGGCGCAAAATCTTATTTCAAa caTTGTCAAGGCAACGAAAACTTGACATTAGTCAACAGCTGTCAGACACGTTGGGCTTTTGTGCAAAATCCCAGCGTGTGTTCCCAGGTCTTCTGGCAGAGGCCACTGCACCCATGGTTAAGAAGGAACTGATACAGACTTTAGTCAAGCAGGGAATTGAAAAGGAGAAAGCCACTCAAATCATTGAAAAACATTGGCTTGAAGGAGATGTTGGCAGTCCTGAGACAGTAAAGTCTGTTGGGGATTtgaagattttgtttcaaattctGAAGGAGAATGGTGTCAAAATTGCAATCTGCACTGCAGACAATCGTAGAGGAACACTCAATACTTTGAGAAACCTGGATCTTACAAA atacaTTGACATGATTGTATGTGGTGATGACCCAGACACTGAGCCCAAGCCATCACCTTACAATGCATTGAAGATATGTAGAGAGCTGGGTGTCAGTCCGGACCAGGCAGCCATGGTAGGGGACACAAAGGCAGATGTGGGAATGGGACATGCAGCAAAACTTGGCTGGACTGTGGGCGTTCTCACTGGAGTGTGTGCAACAAATGACTTGCTGCCTGAAGCAGGACACATCATCAGCGGCGTCAATGACCTCTTGCCCCTTATTCTTCCAGAGGATATGCGCAACTATTATGCCTATTCCACAGATGAGCGTATCCTTAAGGACAGGTGGGAAAATGCAACTTTGAGTTCTGGTTCCAGTGGAGAGAGTGGAATTGAGGAGAGTGTCAAGATGCAGAGCACAGAACTTGTTATTGTTGATCTGCATGGGACTCTTATATGTCTTAACTCCAAGTACTCCAAGTGGCTGGCTCATCTTTCAAACAG AGTGGAGAAGATCACAGATATGAAACTTGCTGACAAAATCTATGCAGCTTTGGGTGCATGTAAACAGACTGACACCATCCAGATGGGACTTCTAGCCAGTGCCTCTGATGAACGTCTGAAGTTGGAAGTGTTCCAGGTTTTACGTGATGCAGGCTTTCCTTATGAGGAGGCACTTCTGGTTTCTCGTCAGGCTTGGCATGAGAGTGAAGACATTCTGGCCAAGACCACTCCAGTCCTTGTGGATCCTGATACTGACAAG ATGATGCATCGGCTGAAGAAAGCAGGTATCAAGATTGCCATATGCACTACAGCCAGACGGCAAACTTCTGTGATAGATCTTCAGAAGCTGGGCCTTCTCCACTATATAGACATGTTGGTATGTGGTGACGACCTTCCCAAGATGACAGAGCAAAAGTCAGCCTATGTTACGCAGCTTATCTGCCAGGAGCTGAATGTGCGCCCAGAGAAGACCATGGTGATAGGAGACACCATGGCAGATATCAACATGGGACTGAGTGGGGAAGCAGGCATCACTGTGGGTGTACTCACAGGAGTTGGCTCATACAAAGAGCTTGTGCAGGCCGACCACATTGTTCCCAGGGTCAGCAGCATTCTGGGGCTGATTTTTAAGGGAAAGAACAATAGTCCTGGAGGTGAGAAAAATGGCACATCAGATGCTTTCTCAGGTGCTGGGAATATCAACAATAACCATCAGAATGGGGCTTCAGTGCCTAAGGGTGATGCCTTGTTTGCCCAGCCCAAGAAATCATTCAGCACCATGCCAAACTTAAAGATTGCCAAAGATATTGCCACATTTGACTACATCATTGTAGGAGCAGGGTCAGCAGGTTGTGTGCTGGCAAACAGGCTGTCACATCATCCAGATCAAAAG GTTCTTCTGGTAGAGGCAGGCCCTGAAGACAACACATGGAAGATCCACATGCCTGCTGCCCTGATGTACAATCTCTGTGATGATCGGTACAATTGGTATTACCATACGCAGCCAGAACCATACATGAACAACAGGGTCATGTACTGGCCAAGAGGCCGTGTATGGGGAGGCAGCTCCTCCCTAAATGCCATGGTATACATACGAGGCCATGCCTTCGATTATGACCGCTGGGAGAAGGAAGGAGCCAGTAACTGGTCGTATGCAGACTGCTTGCCATACTTCCGCAAGTCACAGACCCATGAGCTTGGGGCAGATGAATACAGAGGAGACTCTGGGCCACTACATGTTACCCGAGGCAAGTCCAACCACCCTTTGCATCATGCATTCATAGAAGCTGGCATCCAGGCAGGTTACCCTTTCACAGACGACATGAATGGCCACCAGCAAGAAGGCTTTGGATGGATGGACATGACCATCTCTGAAGGTAAGCGTTggagtgctgctgctgcttatCTGCGTCCCATTCTTTATCGCCCCAATCTCAGTGTTGTCAGCAAAGCCCTCACAACACATGTCCTGTTTGATGGAAAGCGTGCCATAGGAGTTGAGTACCTCCAGGGTAGGCAGACAAAGCAAGTCTATGCTGACAAGGAAGTGATTTTAAGTGGAGGAGCCATCAATTCTCCACAGATCCTTATGCTTTCTGGTGTGGGGAATGCCAGACACTTGCGGGAACTGGGCATTCCTGTAATAGCAGATCTGCCAGGTGTAGGGGAGAACCTGCAGGACCACCTGGAGGTTTATGTACAGCAGGCTTGTACTAAACCTATCACACTTTATTCAGCGCAGTGGAAATTTCCCCACAACATGATTCGCATTGGCCTGGAGTGGTTCTTTAACCGCACAGGT ATGGAGCAACAGGCTCATCTGGAGAGTGGAGGCTTTATTCGAAGTCGTCCAGGTGTGCTGCATCCAGACCTCCAGTACCACTTCCTGCCATCCACAGTTAATGATCATGGCCGTAAGATAGGGCCTTGTCATGCATACCAGGTGCATGTTGGTCCAATGCGCCCCACAAGTCGTGGGTTTTTGCGTATCAAGTCTCGCAACCCTATGGAACATCCCATTATTGTTGCCAACTACTTATCCACAGAGCAGGATTTAAGAGAAATGCGTG GCATCAAGCTTACTCGAGAAATTTTTGCCCAGAGGGCTTTTGACCCCTACCGAGGCATCGAGATAGCACCAGGATCAACAGTTACGTCAGATAAAGACATTGAGGACTTCCTCAGAAATATGGCAGACAGCGCTTACCATCCTTCTTGCACCTGCAAAATGGGATCGCCTGGCGACCCTATGGCTGTTGTTGACCCAGAGACTCGTGTCATTGGATTGGAAGGTTTGCGGGTGGTGGATGCCTCAATCATGCCAAGTATCATCAGTGGTAATCTTAATGGGCCAACCATCATGCTGGCTGAGAAAGCTGCTGACATTATTCTGGGCAAATCTCTTCCCAAGTCTGATGCATCAGTCTGGCAGCCCAAGACTCTTGACACACAGAGATAA
- the LOC112576605 gene encoding uncharacterized protein LOC112576605: protein MSSFFRLRNETNSSCPDLTGKNYRASFHTRSSAKGVRKKIYRAHLEGDGPRKGEHAVVKVFRHAKGTESMCDEEIFKHIIARRLSRKFNKLVNDTSDKITFTLPLKSTVEKVGVGSYLLHRSRTLDKEEWVLIEENLAEYEEYKAFLRKNGEKARKDPSSLDAFLHFTYHESGQKFVLCGFQGIHTEEQGYKLTTPCIHSVEKKYGLTDKGASGIKSVFAKHKCNNLCWNWPTPGDEIEDDKTCSNGEVADTNGEEADINDSSSDEKFDSVPIGGLAIHTTDNDSSVEDILSS from the exons ATGTCCTCCTTCTTCCGCCTTCGCAATGAGACCAACAGCTCGTGCCCGGACCTGACGGGCAAGAACTACCGGGCCAGCTTCCACACGCGCTCGTCGGCCAAAGGTGTGCGGAAGAAGATCTACCGGGCCCACCTGGAGGGCGACGGGCCCCGCAAGGGGGAGCATGCCGTGGTTAAGGTCTTCCGTCATGCCAAGGGCACGGAGTCCATGTGCGACGAGGAGATCTTCAAGCACATCATCGCCAGGCGCCTCAGTCGCAAGTTCAACAAGTTGGTCAACGACACCAGCGATAAA ATCACCTTCACGCTGCCCCTCAAGTCGACGGTGGAGAAAGTGGGTGTCGGCTCCTACCTGCTGCACCGCAGTCGAACTCTGGACAAAGAGGAGTGGGTGCTGATCGAGGAGAACCTGGCGGAATATGAGGAGTACAAG gcATTCTTGCGAAAGAATGGGGAGAAAGCCAGGAAGGATCCATCCTCCTTGGACGCCTTCCTTCACTTCACATACCACGAGTCCGGTCAGAAGTTCGTCTTATGTGGATTCCAG GGTATCCACACGGAGGAACAAGGCTACAAACTGACGACCCCCTGCATCCATTCCGTGGAGAAGAAATACGGCCTCACCGACAAGGGCGCCAGCGGAATCAAGTCGGTGTTCGCCAAGCACAAGTGCAACAACCTGTGCTGGAACTGGCCCACCCCGGGTGACGAGATCGAGGACGACAAGACGTGCTCCAACGGCGAGGTGGCGGACACCAACGGCGAGGAGGCGGACATCAACGACTCGTCCAGCGATGAAAAGTTTGACAGCGTGCCCATAGGTGGACTAGCCATCCACACCACCGACAACGACAGCTCGGTGGAGGACATCTTGTCGTCTTGA
- the LOC112576439 gene encoding probable serine/threonine-protein kinase kinX, protein MSFFNDRRPEGWMVGDIKLLSCHLGVSGNQHRTLIIENNNQAAPQPKAPIIKSVCHREEGSLVCERQEPPKPTIIAPPRCVEEPPALNKNNCWTSAGIALLPCSWESQTFAIESCYHLSEMVMESETQENSDTQELYPETPNSPCDCPEEETRTLIIENEKTEQEEEEEEEEACPCKSRDEPKTAEEGEKPETAEEISEAETVEDVSEPETVETIEESHVPEAVEEISELEAIEEISEPEAVEEISEPEAVEEIGEPAAVEEISEPEAVEEIGEPAAVEEISEPEAVEEIGEPAAVEEISEPEAVEEISEPEAVEEISEPKLETVPEYKEPELERPDKSTQTIKKQMVSRGTYTCH, encoded by the coding sequence ATGAGCTTTTTTAACGACAGACGGCCGGAGGGGTGGATGGTGGGGGACATCAAGCTGCTGTCGTGTCACCTGGGGGTCTCTGGGAACCAGCACCGAACTCTCATCATCGAAAACAACAATCAGGCCGCACCCCAACCCAAAGCCCCTATCATCAAGAGCGTCTGTCATCGAGAGGAAGGATCCCTTGTCTGCGAACGCCAAGAGCCTCCGAAACCCACCATCATAGCTCCTCCCCGTTGTGTAGAAGAACCACCAGCCCTTAACAAGAACAACTGCTGGACGTCGGCGGGTATCGCTCTACTACCTTGTTCCTGGGAATCGCAAACCTTCGCCATAGAAAGCTGTTACCATTTGTCAGAAATGGTCATGGAGTCCGAAACGCAAGAAAACTCCGACACACAGGAATTGTACCCAGAGACACCCAATAGCCCTTGTGATTGCCCTGAGGAGGAGACACGAACACTAATCATAGAGAATGAAAAAACTgaacaggaagaggaagaggaagaagaagaggccTGCCCCTGTAAATCTCGTGATGAGCCAAAGACTGCCGAAGAAGGCGAAAAACCAGAGACTGCCGAAGAGATAAGTGAAGCAGAGACAGTCGAAGATGTCAGTGAGCCAGAGACAGTCGAAACAATCGAAGAGAGCCATGTACCAGAGGCAGTCGAAGAGATCAGTGAACTAGAGGCCATTGAAGAGATCAGTGAACCAGAGGCTGTTGAAGAGATCAGTGAACCTGAGGCTGTTGAAGAGATCGGTGAACCTGCGGCTGTTGAAGAGATCAGTGAACCTGAGGCTGTTGAAGAGATCGGTGAACCTGCGGCTGTTGAAGAGATCAGTGAACCTGAGGCTGTTGAAGAGATCGGTGAACCTGCGGCTGTTGAAGAGATCAGTGAACCTGAGGCTGTTGAAGAGATCAGTGAACCTGAGGCTGTTGAAGAGATCAGTGAACCAAAGCTAGAGACAGTTCCGGAATACAAGGAACCAGAGCTGGAGAGACCTGACAAATCCACACAGACCATCAAGAAGCAAATGGTATCCAGGGGCACTTATACATGTCACTAA